AGAGGAGCTGCCGCATGTTAGAGGGAGTATTAGAATAATAGTCCGGGGAATAAATTTACCATTTCCTATCAGCTTAAGTTTTTGagacaattgataatttatcatttatttattattatttgtcttAATGTTCTGAATATTCTATTGGCTGATAGGTTTGAGCATTAGGGGGTAGATCAGGGGTGGCTTAGATTTTTTGAGTTAATTATGTGTTTCATGGTGAAGGTTGAACTTcaaatttttcccaaaatttgTAGAAGAAAAAGCTATTCTTTTTCACTCATTTTTCCCCATGTACATGTTTTTGATACTGTCAGTGTCAGATTTATTAGAAATTTTGAGAGGCTTATATGCTATAGCCTTCCATGGATTTGAGCATTTCAGTGTGCTTGTATGCTATGTACGATGGGAGATATGAACATTTCTGTTGATCATAGGCTTAATTGCTGAAATTTTCTTCCCTCAGTAAATCGAGTAAATTCTGTTGTTAGTGCAATTTCATCCTTGAAATTTGTAATTTCCGtcctaaaaaatttaaaaggtatcaatttcttcatttcatccatcTGCTGTTAAATTTATTCTAAGTTGCCTTAGCCTTTTAACATGCCATAGCTATTTGCCATGCATGCAATTTCTTTAAACAGCAGATGGACGAAAGAACAAAATTAATACCTTCAGaaatcttcaaaggaaaaaattgcAACTTTTTAACTTTGGCggatgaaaattaaatttagacCAAATTTGCAATggcaaaaattatatttcagcTGCCTCTCTCAGGAACGGAATGATTATCTCCACCCATTATGAAATGCCAATGTACTTAATTGATCGAAAAACTATAGTATCAAAGAGATTACTTTCATAGCTTTTATAATAAGTGACATatgatgtattaatttttttcagaGCATTGCTACTTGTCCATATGTATCTGGTTGTGTAAATGGTTGGTTCATTATCTCATTTCTGTTTCTATCTGTGATGTTTCAGTGGGGGAATGATTCTTGGAAAAGCTTACTAAGATTCATGTCTGTTGGTGATTTTATAAGATGAATTATTTTAGGATGTCAAACTTCAACTTTCCTGACTGCTTGCTTGTGATAATGAAGATGATGTATCTCTGAAAGTTGAGGTTATATGTGACTGAATGAATTCTCATGTGAGGAAGGGGCTTTCCTCCTTGGTGGTTATCTATGATGTTTAGGTCTTGTCAATGATGTCATAGGTCTTTCATTTCCAATAGTGAGATGAATCTAGAATTCAAATGTTGCTAACAAGCACAGAATGACAAATTGAAAACACACGCACAAATTGTGTTTTTAGTTCACAGGTCTGAATGGGTAGTAATAGTAACAATGACTATATGGCTCTATGCAATGGGGTTAGCTCTTCCAAAGAACCTGTTTTTATGCATGGTGAATTGAATCTGTGGATTTTAGAAGCTAAATCTCTTCCAAATATGGATTTAACTTCGGAAAGAATGAGAAAATGTTTCAGTGTGTTTGGACCTTGGCCTGCACTGCCTACAACTCGTACTGGCAAGCATGCGAGCATCACTAGTGACCCTTACGTATCTGTTTGCCTAGCAGGGGCTACAGTAGCTCAAACTGGAGTAATTGAAAACTGTGAAAACCCTTTGTGGGATGAGCATTTTTGTGTTCCAGTTGCTCACCCTGTCGTAAAATTGGAGTTTCATGTCAAGGATAACGATATTCTTGGGGCTGAACTTATTGGAGTAGTGGAGATATCTGTTGAGAAAATCCTTTCAGGAAGTGTAATTAATGATTGGTTCCCTATCATTGGTCATTATGGGAACTGTTTGAAACCTTATCCTGAATTGCATGTTTCTGTTCATTTTAGGCCAATTGAACAGATTTCCCTACATAAGAATGGTGTTGGTGCTGGGCCGGATTATAGAGGAGTTCCTGATTCATACTTTCCTCTCCGCAAAGGAGGGAGTGTGATTCTTTACCAAGATGCTCATGTACCTGATGGTATGCTACCTGAAATTTCACTTGATGGTGGAAAGGTTTATAAGCATGGTAAATGCTGGGAAGAGATATGCCAAGCAATTTTGGAAGCTCATCACCTCATATATGTCATTGGCTGGTCTATATACCATCATGTAAAGCTTGTGAGGGAATCATCAAAGCAATTACCTGCCGAAGGGGAGCTTTCCCTTGGGGACCTGTTGAAATACAAGTCACAAGAAGGGGTCCGAGTGATTATGATGATTTGGGATGATAAAACTTCACATGACAAATTTCTGTTGAAGACGGTAATGATTATTCACCCCCAATGAACAATAGTTCATATTAAGTCTCTTATTACGTGTTGAAAAGCATTCATTACATTCTTTAATACCCAGAGGTGTGTATGGAAATTAATCTCCCACATCGAGTAAATCATGATGTTTCTTTTTATGCATCAAGCAATATGTGTTGCAGTTATTCTTAAGATAATCACTCATTTCCCTCCctcctctcccccccccccccccaaaaaaaaagggaaattaaaataagaaaagaaaataaagattcTGCTAGAAAGCTAGTAAAGTTGACAATTAGATGGAGtaatgtttttaatttcaatagatGCATTTCATTCTCTCAGAAAAGGCACAcgaaatacaaaaaaaagttaatttacaGGTTATCAGATGCCCTCATGAGAtacaaaaaaagttaatttacaGGATATCAGATGCCCTTCTTCCTTCAAGAAGTTGCTAAACATGCCCATGGATGCATAACCAATTTTATACACAATGCACCTCGATTAATGATAGGTCTGAATGCAGGAAGGTGTCATGCAGACCCACGATGAAGAAactaaaaagtttttcaaacacTCCAGTGTCCATTGTGTGCTTGCTCCTCGTTATGCAAGCAATAAGCTTAGTATTTTCAAGCAACAGGTATGGAACTTCTGTAAATGAAATTTAACTATGTCATAATTTAATTGCTACTTTAACTTATCTCTGGCATAATCAGTGAATGACAATATTATGTTGATTATCAGTCATATATTCCATTCCATTAAACAATTTCATTCACTGATTTGAATAGAATCTTCTAGTCCAGGTGGTGGGAACCCTTTTCACGCATCATCAGAAGTGCGTAGTTCTTGACACTCAAGCTTCTGGAAACAACCGAAAAATAACTGCTTTTATTGGTGGTCTGGATTTGTGTGATGGCAGATATGATACTCCTGAGCACAGGCTTTTTGGTGATCTTGACACTGtctttaaaaatgattttcataATCCTACATTTCCAGTAAGTGGATAGTATGTATCTTTGAAACCCTTCTTATAGCTGATTTAACATCTAATTCATGGTTATTTATATTTGAATGATGCCAGCACTGTAAATATAAATGATCTTGATACTACTCAAAATATATGGGAGTTGTAAGGAGTAAGGAAGGATGATAGCTTAAAAGTGCCTGAGCCGCCCTAAGAGTTGACATACTCCTTTAGGGCTCAGCTTGAGGCTTGAGTTTATGAGCTTCATCCACTCATCTCCCTCTATTAATCTTTTTTAGCCAGAAGAAAAAAAGCAAAGACTCCAACATTATCCTAAGTTCAAGTGCCATAGTGATTAGCATTTCTCTAGCAACTTTGTTGCCATGTGACAATGAGGCAAAGATTAAAATTAGAAAGGAGAGGAAGAGTGCTAGGACAATAAAGGAAACAAGAGAAAGGATGTCTAATTAGATTCTTGTGTGCTAAAATTAAGgttaaataatgaaattcatCATTTCCGAACAACTTAAGTTTTTTATACAATCAGTAATTTATCATTGTATTAGAGTAGGTGTCCCTAGTTCAAATCTTGTCTCCAGTGTCCACTCTACCTCCCTTTTCAAAGTTAAATCTCACGTGTTGGACCCCCCCTCCTATTAATGGGGAGTTTAAGCCCACATGTGAAGGatagtgttagaattatggttaaaagATTAAATTCACCTTTTTTTAGCAGTTTAATCTTTTGgcacaattggtaatttatcattttgaatattaaaaaatttatttaaagcTTTGAAACAATGACTAGGCTACTcgtagggtctgtttggataccgttgATTGCTGAAAattactgtagcaaaataatttttaaatgtatgaatagtgccGTAGGACCtagttttaatgtttttttttttttttttaaatagtttgtggggtctgtgaacagtgcacgagacccactaaaaaaaaagctcCACTGGCAAACTCAAACGCACTTCCCAAATGGAGGCTTAAGACActtgattaataaataattcatgtatatttttatgaatataCATGTTTCTAATTAATTTACAAGTAAGAATTTAGAACATGGATCAGGAGCATCATGATTGGTTGATATGCAGACTCCCATCACCCATCATTTATCTGAGTTTCAATTATAAATCCAGTTTTGCAAGAGCTTGTTGTCTCCTAGTCTACTGGTAATTTTGTGGAAGCTTAAGAACATGGCTGACAGCAGTGGTGCTAGATGCCAGCCTATGTACCCAAAATAGTAACTGTGCGAGTCAAATTGAGCTAGTGGATCTGTATTGTGGTTATTCTTTGTAtcatcttcttctctttatgtaaaaaaaatgtaatgtaGTATGGATGTGTAAACAAAATACCTTTTTTCTGCTAATGATTTGCTGCCAACATGCATCTTTTAGTaatcaaatttaatatattgtcatgattttttttttcatgaggaCCAAAATTGTAGATAATAGCTTTAAAAAGTAGTGTCCAATATGCAATATATAGTTTGTTATCTGAATTTCTGGCTATATTTACAGTCTTGTGTCAATGGCCCAAGGCAACCATGGCATGATTTACATTGTAAAATCGAGGGTCCTGCTGCATATGATATACTGACGAATTTTGAACAAAGATGGAGGAAAACAAAATGGCGTGACTTCAGGCTCAAAAAGGTGACTAAATGGCATGACGATTCTTTAATAAAGATAGACCGGCTCTCATGGATGGTCACTCCCTCTTCTGGTCCTGATGGTGATCATAATGTCCGTGTTAGTGACGAAAAAGATCCTGAGAATTGGCATGTGCAGGTAGGGAGGACAATgcttcaaattatttatttgcaCCAGCCCCTCTAATATGAGATCCTGTATAAGTTGTGAGTACTGTTACTTCTCCTTGATAGGTATTCCGATCCATTGATTCAGGGTCTGTGAAGGGATTTCCAAAGGGTGTTCACGAAGCTGAGGCTCAGGTTAGAACCAGGCTTATTGGATGCTACTTATGGCATATGGAGTTCAATAgctataaattattttcaacCAAGTTAACATTTAAGTTGCTTcaaagtgaaactgaaaagaaaagggaaaaatctTTGTTAGTTAATTGCACTTCTGTCTCTTGTTTTCTTGCAGAAACTTGTCTGCGCAAAGAACTTGAAAGTAGATAAGAGCATCCATACTGCATATGTGAAAGCAATAAGATCAGCACAGCATTTTATATACATAGAGAACCAGtattttcttgggtcatcatactATTGGCCCTCGTACAAAAATGCAGGTATATTGAACACTGGGCCTTCAATGTTTTCATCATCTTGATAATTCTAATTACTAACTTCCTTCTTGATGCATTATTTCGACATTTTTAATACCCAAAT
This genomic stretch from Castanea sativa cultivar Marrone di Chiusa Pesio chromosome 1, ASM4071231v1 harbors:
- the LOC142622068 gene encoding phospholipase D delta-like; protein product: MGSNSNNDYMALCNGVSSSKEPVFMHGELNLWILEAKSLPNMDLTSERMRKCFSVFGPWPALPTTRTGKHASITSDPYVSVCLAGATVAQTGVIENCENPLWDEHFCVPVAHPVVKLEFHVKDNDILGAELIGVVEISVEKILSGSVINDWFPIIGHYGNCLKPYPELHVSVHFRPIEQISLHKNGVGAGPDYRGVPDSYFPLRKGGSVILYQDAHVPDGMLPEISLDGGKVYKHGKCWEEICQAILEAHHLIYVIGWSIYHHVKLVRESSKQLPAEGELSLGDLLKYKSQEGVRVIMMIWDDKTSHDKFLLKTEGVMQTHDEETKKFFKHSSVHCVLAPRYASNKLSIFKQQNLLVQVVGTLFTHHQKCVVLDTQASGNNRKITAFIGGLDLCDGRYDTPEHRLFGDLDTVFKNDFHNPTFPSCVNGPRQPWHDLHCKIEGPAAYDILTNFEQRWRKTKWRDFRLKKVTKWHDDSLIKIDRLSWMVTPSSGPDGDHNVRVSDEKDPENWHVQVFRSIDSGSVKGFPKGVHEAEAQKLVCAKNLKVDKSIHTAYVKAIRSAQHFIYIENQYFLGSSYYWPSYKNAGADNLIPMELALKIASKISANESFAVYIVIPLWPEGVPTSASVQEILFWQGQTMAMMYKIVAQALEKAGLSDHYHPRDYLNFYCLGKREASSSRSSSSRSPSQRNQQTENRALAAAQKFGRFMIYVHAKGMIVDDEYIIMGSANINQRSLDGSRDTEIAMGAYQPNYTWAGKNSHPHGQVYGYRMSLWAEHLCELEDTFREPQSIECVRHVNKIATYNWEAFVAEEEKEMKGNLMLYPVQVSRDGNVSSLSGYESFPDVGGKILGAPTTLPDVLTT